From one Candidatus Methanoplasma termitum genomic stretch:
- a CDS encoding single-stranded-DNA-specific exonuclease RecJ, translating to MGNRSEKMGADGVYCNRLINDLERAAGALTSAKDVLVVTHIDADGIASGGIASITLDRLGKGYRILFEKKISEDTIALINGSSEDIVWICDLGSAYLSEFKRPGIIVTDHHIPDPKWKSRQTTIDGFERMYHLNPHTYGVSGSYEVCGAGMTYLLSKTADPRNTDLAYLAVIGAIGDIQDGRESKLIGYNKAILDEAVSAGDVVVEEDIRYFGRDYRPLVQFLQYSSDPPIPGISENGHGCNAFFSDLNIPLKRGNVQRTWRDLSPEERRSASDRLLSLAGDDETRKRLFGEIYTLSRYSNCPGLRDAKEFATVLNSCGRYDDAVTGLRICRGDLTALEDAEKNRSDHRKHISTAISYIKENRLLRERRFVQYFDAGSDVRETVVGIVAGMLLNSGEANKGLPIFAFADAEDGTKVSARASRILTDRGLDLSFIMKTASEMVGGYGGGHKVAAGATIPAGKEEEFLDIVEDLVSSQII from the coding sequence ATGGGGAACCGGTCGGAGAAAATGGGTGCGGATGGTGTTTATTGCAACAGGCTGATCAATGATCTTGAGAGAGCGGCCGGTGCATTGACATCAGCAAAAGACGTTCTCGTGGTCACACATATCGATGCCGACGGGATCGCATCCGGGGGGATAGCTTCCATCACTCTGGACAGGTTGGGCAAAGGATACAGGATCCTTTTTGAGAAGAAGATCTCCGAGGACACCATCGCATTGATCAACGGATCGAGCGAAGATATCGTTTGGATATGTGATCTCGGTAGCGCTTACCTTTCAGAATTCAAAAGACCCGGGATAATTGTGACCGACCACCATATTCCCGATCCAAAATGGAAAAGCCGTCAGACGACCATTGACGGCTTCGAAAGGATGTATCATCTGAACCCGCACACATACGGGGTGTCGGGGTCGTACGAGGTGTGCGGCGCAGGCATGACCTATCTCCTTTCCAAAACAGCGGACCCAAGAAACACGGATCTCGCATATCTTGCCGTGATAGGGGCGATCGGGGACATTCAAGACGGGAGAGAATCAAAACTCATCGGATACAACAAAGCCATTCTTGACGAAGCCGTATCCGCAGGAGATGTAGTTGTGGAAGAGGACATACGATACTTCGGACGTGATTACAGGCCGCTGGTGCAGTTCCTTCAATACAGCAGCGATCCCCCGATACCGGGTATCAGCGAGAACGGTCACGGCTGCAATGCGTTCTTTTCCGACCTGAACATACCTCTGAAAAGGGGAAATGTGCAGAGAACTTGGAGGGACCTCTCCCCCGAAGAAAGGAGATCTGCCTCCGACAGATTGCTTTCATTGGCAGGAGACGATGAGACAAGAAAAAGACTGTTCGGAGAGATCTATACGTTATCAAGGTACAGCAACTGCCCCGGGCTCAGGGATGCGAAGGAGTTCGCGACGGTCCTGAACTCCTGCGGAAGATATGACGATGCTGTTACCGGCCTCAGGATATGTCGCGGGGACCTGACGGCACTAGAGGATGCGGAAAAGAACCGCTCCGATCACAGAAAGCACATCTCGACCGCTATAAGTTACATAAAAGAGAATCGTCTCCTGAGAGAACGCAGGTTCGTACAATATTTTGATGCCGGTTCCGATGTCAGGGAGACGGTGGTGGGGATCGTCGCCGGGATGCTTCTTAATTCCGGAGAGGCGAACAAAGGGCTTCCGATCTTTGCTTTTGCGGATGCGGAAGACGGCACGAAGGTATCGGCGAGAGCAAGTCGGATACTTACCGACCGCGGGCTCGATCTCTCCTTCATAATGAAGACCGCATCCGAAATGGTGGGCGGGTACGGCGGCGGCCATAAGGTCGCTGCGGGAGCCACCATACCTGCCGGTAAAGAAGAGGAATTCCTCGATATCGTGGAGGACCTTGTATCTTCTCAGATCATTTGA
- a CDS encoding metallophosphoesterase gives MHLGDMRSCEILPGVKVTNDRCLILDEGPTAVLGDLHLGYESALEEEGMYIPRINTESIRDAMNDMLSRYEPKRVVLLGDIKHDFKRSKWEAKAEVKRIMELLTEASDVIVVKGNHDNFLQNILSDIGLLAVDYVDIYGFRMEHGHVDSGVRPVIIGHEHPSVRIPGVMSGGMKMQCFVHQKEDGIIVLPPFSPFSSGNDLVIDGKCVMAPALCNSDYSEADIYGISEVGIMKLGKLREVMEINL, from the coding sequence ATGCATTTGGGGGATATGCGGTCGTGCGAGATACTTCCCGGCGTAAAGGTGACCAACGACAGGTGTCTTATACTTGACGAGGGACCGACCGCCGTCCTGGGGGACTTGCATCTGGGTTACGAGAGCGCTCTTGAGGAAGAAGGGATGTACATCCCGAGGATCAACACCGAGTCCATCAGGGATGCGATGAACGATATGCTCTCCAGATACGAGCCGAAGAGGGTCGTCCTTTTAGGGGATATAAAGCACGACTTCAAGAGGTCCAAATGGGAGGCCAAAGCGGAGGTGAAGAGGATCATGGAGCTTCTGACGGAGGCCTCAGACGTCATCGTGGTCAAAGGCAATCACGACAACTTCCTGCAGAACATACTTTCGGACATCGGTCTTTTGGCAGTAGACTACGTCGACATCTACGGATTCAGAATGGAACACGGTCATGTGGATTCCGGCGTAAGGCCGGTGATAATAGGGCACGAGCACCCATCCGTCAGGATACCGGGCGTTATGAGCGGCGGTATGAAGATGCAGTGTTTCGTCCACCAAAAGGAAGATGGGATAATCGTGCTCCCTCCGTTCAGTCCTTTTTCGTCGGGTAACGATCTGGTCATTGACGGGAAGTGCGTCATGGCACCGGCGCTTTGCAACTCCGATTACTCCGAAGCCGACATCTACGGGATTTCGGAAGTGGGGATAATGAAGCTGGGGAAGCTGAGAGAAGTGATGGAGATCAACCTGTGA
- a CDS encoding MtaA/CmuA family methyltransferase has product MSMTPRDRVIAAMKKESLDRPPVAIFTQAATTSQMDKVGAAWPEAHKKAELMAKLGTAQADVFGFECVRAPFCLTAEAERLGCKVQVEKKDAAPMIKEHPFHFDPMAGEFDSPSGLMSPEEFLKGGRVAEAIKAIGLMKKSHGKEYAIVAGNTGPFTLAGHMVNTENVVFGMMMAPEEVANWVKSINPIVKKYTQALADAGADAIQMSEPSASTDMIAPDMFDDASGKYLKESLAKVKNAFSVLHICGDTYPILDGMIGTGVSGLSIEEKVDPAKAVAKVAKRAALIGNVGSVRPMFQGTPAEVKAAAANCVKAGFNVISSGCGIVTATPDANMKMLVDTVKASKK; this is encoded by the coding sequence ATGTCAATGACTCCAAGAGACAGAGTAATCGCAGCGATGAAAAAAGAGTCGCTCGACAGGCCCCCGGTGGCAATTTTCACCCAGGCCGCAACGACTTCACAGATGGACAAGGTCGGCGCAGCCTGGCCAGAGGCGCACAAAAAAGCAGAACTTATGGCGAAGCTCGGAACCGCACAGGCAGACGTCTTCGGATTCGAGTGCGTAAGGGCACCGTTCTGCCTCACCGCTGAGGCAGAGAGGCTCGGATGCAAAGTGCAGGTCGAAAAGAAAGACGCGGCACCGATGATAAAAGAGCACCCCTTCCACTTCGACCCGATGGCGGGAGAGTTCGACAGCCCGTCTGGACTCATGTCGCCAGAAGAATTCCTGAAAGGCGGAAGAGTTGCAGAAGCGATCAAAGCGATCGGCCTTATGAAGAAATCCCACGGAAAGGAATATGCAATTGTTGCCGGTAACACAGGTCCGTTCACACTTGCAGGACACATGGTCAACACAGAGAATGTGGTATTCGGTATGATGATGGCTCCGGAAGAGGTCGCGAATTGGGTAAAGAGCATAAACCCCATCGTAAAAAAATACACACAGGCACTTGCGGACGCAGGCGCAGACGCCATCCAGATGTCCGAGCCTTCTGCATCCACAGATATGATCGCACCTGATATGTTCGACGATGCATCCGGTAAATACTTGAAGGAAAGCCTCGCCAAAGTAAAGAACGCATTCTCGGTGCTCCACATATGCGGAGACACATACCCGATCCTTGACGGAATGATCGGGACAGGCGTCAGCGGCCTCTCGATCGAGGAGAAGGTCGACCCCGCCAAAGCAGTGGCAAAGGTTGCCAAGAGAGCAGCACTCATAGGAAACGTCGGATCGGTCAGACCCATGTTCCAAGGAACCCCCGCAGAGGTCAAAGCGGCGGCAGCGAACTGTGTGAAGGCAGGATTCAACGTCATATCTTCCGGCTGCGGTATCGTCACGGCGACTCCCGATGCCAACATGAAGATGCTTGTCGACACGGTCAAGGCGTCCAAAAAATAA
- a CDS encoding DUF169 domain-containing protein, which produces MSDVLKANAEYAEKMRSILKLRHEPVAVKLIREGEKYPNGTTPPLLQLSHCQAVFRAKEGECLSVPLAMNNCHVGAAVLGMTETPEKVANGEFHGGTGIHDSVAAAKHMIDHRIMIPYKTVGEAVCPLGKADFVPDAIVFVDIPERIYWIAAMSTAEKGNRVVFSTAPFQCACEDVVAMPIVEGKPNLSLGCFGCRKKTDMEADELACGVPYKLIPGYVARLERYSSGPIAKAKRD; this is translated from the coding sequence ATGTCCGACGTTTTGAAAGCAAATGCAGAGTACGCCGAGAAGATGAGATCAATACTCAAGCTGAGGCATGAACCGGTCGCTGTGAAGCTGATACGAGAAGGAGAGAAGTACCCCAATGGTACAACACCGCCGCTGCTGCAGCTGAGTCACTGCCAAGCAGTCTTCCGCGCCAAAGAAGGGGAATGCCTCAGTGTTCCGCTGGCAATGAATAACTGCCACGTCGGTGCTGCGGTACTCGGAATGACGGAGACCCCTGAAAAAGTCGCTAACGGGGAGTTCCACGGAGGTACAGGCATACACGATTCTGTCGCCGCCGCTAAGCACATGATTGACCACAGGATAATGATACCCTATAAAACGGTCGGAGAGGCGGTCTGCCCCCTCGGGAAGGCCGATTTCGTACCCGATGCCATTGTTTTTGTGGATATTCCTGAGAGGATATATTGGATAGCGGCAATGTCCACAGCGGAGAAAGGCAACCGTGTGGTATTCAGTACAGCTCCGTTCCAATGCGCCTGCGAAGACGTGGTCGCTATGCCGATCGTTGAGGGCAAACCGAATCTATCTTTGGGATGTTTCGGATGCAGGAAAAAGACCGACATGGAAGCGGACGAATTGGCTTGCGGGGTCCCGTATAAGCTGATACCGGGATACGTCGCAAGACTCGAAAGATACTCTTCCGGACCGATCGCAAAGGCAAAAAGAGATTGA
- the mcrB gene encoding coenzyme-B sulfoethylthiotransferase subunit beta, giving the protein MPKYKDVVDLYDDNGKRIAKDVPLEAISPLRNNAIKKIASLTKRTVAVSLAGIEKGLKSGAVGGSMIKGKEIDIELVKNAKKIAAAVKDKVQVTADDGTVVTIKGDGKSLVVIVPAARTDAGVEYTTGFTAVAAAVTEAIIDEFKVPMYKANMVKAAVWGRYPQTVGFDGANVKSILEIPQNNEGAGFALRNIMANHVVALVGKNAMQGAALSAIFEQCAAFEMGDAIGNFERSHLLDLAYVGLNANNLVYSTVKKNGKTGTVGSVVETLVGRALEDGVIRVKETLPSGYKVYTTKDLPLWNSYAAAGQVAAVMVNIGAARAAQGVPGTVLYYNDLLEHETGLPGTDFGRSAGVGVGMSFFSHSIYGGGGPGLFHGNHVVTRQSKGVLIPAVTAANCLDGGTQTFSPEATSGLIKEVFGDMSEFNSPMQYVGAEAKKIAKKV; this is encoded by the coding sequence ATGCCAAAATACAAGGACGTAGTAGACCTGTATGACGACAACGGAAAACGCATCGCAAAAGATGTGCCGTTGGAAGCCATCAGTCCATTGCGCAACAATGCGATCAAAAAGATTGCATCTCTCACCAAGAGAACAGTTGCGGTCAGCCTTGCCGGAATCGAGAAGGGCTTGAAATCCGGAGCAGTAGGCGGCTCAATGATCAAAGGAAAAGAGATCGACATCGAATTGGTCAAAAACGCAAAGAAGATCGCAGCAGCAGTAAAGGACAAAGTCCAAGTGACAGCTGACGACGGCACAGTCGTTACCATCAAAGGAGACGGAAAGAGCCTGGTCGTCATCGTGCCGGCAGCTAGGACGGACGCCGGTGTAGAATACACAACCGGATTCACAGCCGTCGCAGCCGCAGTCACAGAAGCGATCATCGATGAGTTCAAAGTCCCGATGTACAAAGCCAACATGGTCAAGGCCGCAGTCTGGGGAAGGTACCCGCAGACAGTCGGTTTCGACGGTGCCAATGTGAAATCGATCCTTGAGATCCCCCAGAACAATGAGGGAGCAGGATTCGCACTCAGGAACATCATGGCTAACCACGTCGTCGCACTCGTAGGCAAGAACGCAATGCAGGGTGCAGCACTCTCGGCAATATTCGAGCAGTGCGCCGCATTCGAAATGGGAGACGCGATAGGTAACTTCGAGAGAAGCCACCTTCTCGACCTCGCATACGTCGGACTCAACGCTAACAACCTGGTTTACAGCACAGTCAAAAAGAACGGAAAGACGGGAACGGTCGGTTCAGTCGTCGAGACCCTCGTAGGAAGGGCACTAGAAGACGGAGTCATACGCGTAAAAGAGACGCTCCCCTCTGGATACAAGGTCTATACAACAAAAGACCTCCCGCTCTGGAACTCATATGCAGCAGCCGGTCAGGTTGCAGCTGTAATGGTAAACATCGGTGCGGCAAGAGCGGCACAGGGTGTCCCCGGAACAGTTCTGTACTACAACGACCTGCTTGAGCACGAGACCGGACTGCCCGGAACCGACTTCGGAAGATCCGCAGGTGTCGGTGTAGGTATGTCATTCTTCTCACACTCCATCTATGGAGGAGGAGGCCCCGGTCTGTTCCACGGAAACCACGTCGTTACGAGGCAGTCCAAAGGAGTACTTATCCCCGCAGTTACGGCAGCAAACTGTCTGGACGGCGGAACGCAGACGTTCTCCCCCGAGGCAACATCCGGACTCATCAAAGAAGTGTTCGGTGACATGAGCGAATTCAACTCACCTATGCAGTATGTAGGTGCCGAGGCGAAGAAGATCGCAAAGAAGGTCTGA
- the mcrD gene encoding methyl-coenzyme M reductase operon protein D — protein MTSEPTVEYAGIPLPEVEVFSNVLLSHGTTEKVLNALDPIKHIRQINMTGESLPKNLNSGPAKGLPNDHSERKVIKVGGRDVELRFLVGAFYIELDVENEAMLDEAVKKIKAACDATLPRGFSLTVGRYSKYRKTLRDYR, from the coding sequence ATGACGAGTGAACCAACTGTAGAATATGCGGGAATACCGCTCCCCGAAGTGGAGGTCTTCTCCAACGTTCTGCTGAGCCACGGCACGACTGAAAAAGTGCTCAATGCGCTCGATCCTATCAAGCACATAAGGCAGATCAACATGACCGGCGAAAGCTTACCGAAGAATCTGAACAGCGGGCCAGCCAAAGGGCTTCCCAACGACCACTCCGAACGCAAGGTGATAAAGGTCGGCGGACGTGACGTAGAGCTCAGATTCTTGGTGGGGGCGTTCTACATCGAACTCGATGTGGAGAACGAAGCGATGCTTGATGAAGCAGTTAAGAAGATCAAGGCTGCGTGCGATGCAACATTGCCTCGCGGATTCAGCCTCACAGTGGGAAGATACTCGAAATACAGAAAGACACTCAGAGATTACAGATGA
- the mcrG gene encoding coenzyme-B sulfoethylthiotransferase subunit gamma, with product MTAYKRQFYPGASSPAKNRRRYMDPKVKLKKIRDVSMDDVVRLMGHRNPGEDYKSIHPPIQEGKEPNCPIRKLVEPIDGAKHGDRIRYIQFTDSVYFAPISPYQRAWMYLSRERGVDTGTLSGRQIIEVRERDLERMAKELIDNETFDPALTGIRGATVHGHACRLDENGLMFDAWQRYVWDDKKKEVVYVKDQVAVPLDRKIYVGKPASMADLKKRTTIFRADGVDMRDDKEVTAYGLRIHKLRTLGGYQPFNVKDV from the coding sequence ATGACAGCATACAAAAGACAGTTCTACCCCGGAGCATCCTCCCCTGCAAAAAACAGAAGGAGATACATGGATCCGAAGGTCAAACTGAAGAAAATTCGCGATGTATCAATGGATGACGTCGTAAGACTCATGGGACACCGCAACCCCGGAGAGGACTACAAGTCTATCCACCCCCCGATACAAGAGGGCAAAGAGCCGAACTGCCCGATAAGGAAACTTGTCGAGCCGATCGACGGAGCAAAACACGGAGACAGGATCAGATACATTCAGTTCACTGACTCGGTCTACTTCGCACCCATATCCCCCTACCAGAGGGCATGGATGTACCTTTCGAGAGAGAGGGGAGTGGACACCGGAACCCTGTCCGGAAGGCAGATCATCGAAGTAAGGGAGAGAGACCTCGAGAGGATGGCAAAAGAGCTCATCGACAACGAGACATTCGACCCCGCCCTGACCGGTATCAGAGGAGCCACCGTTCACGGACACGCATGCCGTCTCGACGAGAATGGCCTGATGTTCGACGCATGGCAGAGATACGTCTGGGATGACAAGAAGAAAGAAGTAGTGTACGTCAAAGACCAGGTCGCAGTACCCCTTGACAGGAAGATCTATGTCGGAAAACCGGCATCGATGGCTGACCTGAAAAAGAGGACAACGATCTTCAGAGCAGACGGCGTAGACATGAGGGATGACAAAGAGGTCACAGCTTACGGTCTCAGGATCCACAAGCTCAGGACACTCGGCGGTTACCAGCCCTTCAACGTAAAGGATGTGTAA
- the mcrA gene encoding coenzyme-B sulfoethylthiotransferase subunit alpha, translating to MAAKQKDKLFMDAVKKKFKEDPTDMETKYYCYGGWRQSKSKVEFQKAAQAIAKKRGFPMMNEDIGVPLGQRAWMPYQLSHTDIYVEVDDLHCINNPAIQQAWDDIRRTILVGLNSPHETIEKRLGKEVTPETINNYLEAVNHTMPGGAIVQEHMAECNPALVSDSYVKVYSGDDELIDEIDKRFVIDINKLFPKAQADQLKKAIGKNLMQAVRVPTMVGRLMDGATVSRHAAMQISMAFISSYKLAAGEAAIADFAYSAKHLSINMGTMMPARRARGPNEPGGIPFGFFADMLQSDRVYPNDPARAVLETVGLGAAIFDQVYLGGYMSGGVGFTQYASATYTDNILEDYVYHAVDVIKDKYGGLCKLDPSKYDELMKLGDDVNAYALEMYEKYPAIMETHFGGSQRATVAAATTGIAGSMATGIADCGLNMWYLSMLQHKERTGRLGFYGYDLQDQCGSANSFSYRSDEGLPAELRGPNYPNYAMNVGHLSGYSGIAKASHVARGDAFTANPYIRVAFADPSLVFDFANVTKEIGRGGLREFVPAGERTAVIKG from the coding sequence ATGGCAGCCAAACAGAAAGACAAATTATTCATGGACGCGGTCAAGAAGAAATTCAAAGAAGACCCGACCGACATGGAGACAAAATATTACTGCTACGGAGGCTGGCGCCAGTCAAAGAGCAAAGTGGAGTTCCAGAAAGCCGCTCAGGCTATCGCCAAGAAACGTGGCTTCCCGATGATGAATGAGGACATCGGTGTCCCGCTCGGACAGAGAGCGTGGATGCCCTACCAACTGTCGCACACCGACATCTACGTAGAGGTAGATGACCTTCACTGCATCAACAACCCCGCTATTCAGCAGGCATGGGATGACATAAGGAGGACTATACTTGTAGGACTCAACTCCCCGCACGAGACCATCGAAAAGAGGCTCGGAAAGGAAGTTACTCCCGAGACGATCAACAACTATCTGGAAGCAGTTAACCACACAATGCCCGGCGGAGCGATCGTTCAGGAGCACATGGCAGAGTGCAACCCCGCACTTGTTTCCGACTCATATGTCAAAGTGTACTCCGGGGACGACGAGCTTATCGACGAGATCGACAAAAGATTCGTCATCGACATCAACAAGCTCTTCCCCAAGGCACAGGCAGACCAACTGAAGAAAGCGATCGGAAAGAACCTGATGCAGGCAGTACGTGTACCCACCATGGTCGGAAGGCTCATGGATGGTGCAACAGTATCGAGGCACGCGGCAATGCAGATCTCAATGGCTTTCATCTCCTCCTACAAACTCGCAGCAGGAGAGGCAGCCATCGCAGACTTCGCGTACTCCGCGAAGCACCTGTCGATCAACATGGGAACCATGATGCCCGCAAGGCGTGCAAGGGGACCCAACGAACCCGGCGGAATACCCTTCGGATTCTTTGCAGATATGCTCCAGTCTGACCGTGTATACCCGAACGACCCCGCAAGAGCAGTCCTCGAGACCGTCGGTCTCGGAGCGGCGATCTTCGACCAGGTCTACCTCGGCGGATACATGTCCGGCGGTGTAGGATTCACCCAGTACGCATCGGCCACATACACCGACAACATCCTTGAGGACTACGTCTACCACGCAGTCGACGTAATAAAGGACAAGTACGGTGGCCTCTGCAAGCTTGACCCGTCGAAATACGACGAGCTCATGAAACTCGGTGACGATGTCAACGCATACGCGTTGGAGATGTACGAGAAATACCCGGCCATCATGGAGACCCACTTCGGCGGATCCCAGAGGGCGACAGTCGCAGCAGCAACGACCGGTATCGCAGGATCAATGGCGACCGGTATCGCAGACTGCGGTCTGAACATGTGGTACCTCTCGATGCTCCAGCACAAGGAGAGGACAGGAAGGCTCGGATTCTACGGATACGACTTGCAGGACCAGTGCGGTTCCGCGAACTCGTTCTCCTACAGGTCCGATGAGGGTCTCCCCGCAGAGCTCAGGGGTCCCAACTACCCCAACTACGCAATGAACGTAGGTCACCTCTCCGGATACTCCGGTATCGCAAAGGCATCCCACGTCGCACGCGGAGACGCATTCACTGCCAACCCCTACATCCGTGTCGCTTTCGCTGACCCCAGCCTGGTCTTTGACTTCGCTAACGTCACGAAAGAGATCGGAAGAGGCGGCCTCAGAGAGTTCGTCCCGGCCGGCGAGAGAACCGCGGTCATCAAAGGCTGA
- a CDS encoding DUF2098 domain-containing protein, whose protein sequence is MMAGDILKYIPTSTVGKVVDTKEKDGIVWVKLDNTGLYYDSAYLKPADRSEYREVSFKERERRSAGNKEEAQTILNEMQKAEEEVDIKDYTPSGGG, encoded by the coding sequence ATGATGGCAGGGGACATACTCAAGTACATCCCGACGTCGACCGTCGGAAAGGTAGTGGATACCAAAGAGAAGGACGGAATAGTCTGGGTGAAACTGGACAACACCGGCCTCTACTATGACTCCGCTTACCTCAAACCGGCAGACAGATCGGAGTATAGAGAGGTGTCTTTCAAAGAGCGCGAGAGGAGATCCGCCGGCAACAAGGAGGAGGCCCAGACCATACTCAACGAGATGCAGAAAGCAGAGGAAGAGGTGGATATAAAGGACTATACTCCGAGCGGCGGAGGATAA
- a CDS encoding SPL family radical SAM protein: MSPSGLPGIDYALNPYGGCEHGCVYCYAPEVLHTDWKDWRVVKVRSNIPDRLSKELSGLDGTIGIGTVTDPYQYAEKRFKLTQRCLKILKERDFRIHLHTKSDLVLRDADLLASMRGEVGVTITGIDEKYSKITEPGAPLPVKRLYALEQLTSRGIDTYALIGPILNHLEGNEKDFVDAVVSTGVKRVFIDSLNLRPQLMERLNRMNIRGSEEAKENIRKLAVDSGLIVKNVF; this comes from the coding sequence TTGTCCCCATCCGGCCTTCCGGGCATAGATTACGCCCTGAATCCATACGGCGGCTGCGAGCACGGGTGCGTCTACTGCTATGCGCCCGAGGTCCTTCATACAGATTGGAAGGATTGGCGCGTAGTGAAAGTGCGATCGAACATACCTGACCGACTTTCAAAGGAGTTGTCCGGACTTGACGGAACGATAGGTATCGGGACAGTCACCGACCCTTACCAATACGCAGAAAAAAGATTCAAACTTACACAGAGGTGCCTCAAAATATTGAAAGAAAGGGATTTTCGCATCCATCTTCATACCAAATCGGACCTTGTTTTGAGAGATGCGGATCTTCTTGCCTCTATGAGAGGAGAGGTCGGAGTAACGATCACGGGCATCGACGAAAAATACTCAAAGATCACAGAGCCGGGCGCTCCGTTGCCCGTAAAAAGGCTTTATGCTCTCGAACAGCTTACATCCCGAGGCATCGACACTTATGCGCTCATAGGTCCTATATTGAACCACCTGGAAGGCAATGAAAAGGACTTTGTCGATGCGGTCGTATCGACAGGCGTTAAAAGGGTGTTCATCGATTCTTTGAACCTTCGCCCCCAGCTTATGGAAAGATTGAACCGCATGAACATCAGGGGTTCGGAAGAAGCGAAAGAGAACATACGAAAACTGGCAGTGGATTCGGGCCTTATCGTGAAAAATGTTTTTTAA
- a CDS encoding Nre family DNA repair protein — translation MSGSEFFDKMAEANQAPVKSGLCSICKGSRRLCGKDRCPLMVKFYSQQKTMPLMNIKDLAGCSPPAVFVGRYGYPKVDIGPLLPPEFGDTSIMDKPEYWVGKSIDEIVDMRFRLVRGKYRIDATNFKAAGRIVDNVQELALTERPLEVEANFRQKPRGRVVLDDEVQPFGPSARMDGMTIGNGRFERNLEKNFYDTDLNATLGVVNAYENGTLISEIQKAFSVGTMGVEKRRRFVPTRWSITAVDDIIGKNLLKTTKYNPTIDEFRIYQWEQLDNRWCILMMPCTWRYELIEAWYPNTTWNPLGKDIDIISSHELFEGRSEYAEIGGCYYAARMAVNELLLEQRRTAGVVIMREAHPGYIMPVGVWNVRENVRAALTTKPFKFETLDRALAHVDGVMDIKKDTWIRNSGILRDYLTQRRIEDYY, via the coding sequence ATGTCCGGCTCAGAGTTCTTTGATAAGATGGCGGAGGCAAATCAGGCTCCGGTCAAGTCAGGTCTTTGCTCAATCTGCAAAGGTTCCAGAAGACTCTGCGGGAAGGACCGCTGCCCTCTGATGGTGAAGTTCTACTCCCAGCAGAAGACAATGCCCCTGATGAACATAAAGGATCTGGCCGGCTGCAGCCCTCCGGCTGTGTTCGTGGGAAGATACGGATACCCGAAGGTGGATATCGGCCCCCTTTTGCCTCCGGAGTTCGGCGACACTTCGATCATGGACAAACCTGAATACTGGGTCGGAAAATCCATTGATGAGATCGTTGATATGAGGTTCAGGCTCGTCCGGGGGAAATACAGGATCGACGCTACGAACTTCAAGGCCGCCGGCAGGATAGTGGATAACGTTCAAGAATTGGCGCTGACAGAAAGACCTCTGGAAGTTGAGGCCAACTTCAGACAAAAACCTCGGGGCAGAGTGGTTCTGGATGATGAAGTGCAGCCGTTCGGCCCCTCGGCGAGAATGGACGGCATGACCATCGGGAACGGCCGGTTCGAAAGGAATCTTGAGAAGAATTTCTATGACACCGACCTTAACGCCACACTCGGCGTTGTGAATGCATACGAGAACGGTACCTTGATATCGGAGATCCAGAAGGCTTTCTCTGTCGGCACGATGGGAGTGGAGAAAAGAAGACGCTTCGTTCCGACAAGGTGGAGCATAACCGCCGTTGATGACATTATCGGAAAGAACCTGCTGAAAACGACAAAGTACAACCCGACGATAGATGAATTCAGGATCTACCAGTGGGAACAGCTGGACAACAGATGGTGCATCCTGATGATGCCGTGTACGTGGAGATATGAGCTTATCGAAGCTTGGTACCCCAACACAACATGGAACCCCCTCGGCAAGGATATAGACATAATCTCAAGCCATGAACTCTTTGAGGGAAGGTCCGAATATGCAGAGATAGGCGGCTGCTACTATGCGGCAAGGATGGCTGTGAACGAGTTATTGCTGGAACAGCGGAGAACGGCCGGTGTTGTCATAATGAGGGAAGCGCATCCTGGGTACATCATGCCTGTCGGAGTGTGGAATGTAAGAGAGAATGTCAGAGCGGCGCTGACGACAAAACCGTTCAAGTTCGAAACATTAGATAGAGCCCTGGCACATGTGGATGGGGTGATGGATATCAAGAAGGACACCTGGATCCGGAACTCCGGCATATTGAGGGATTACCTGACGCAAAGGAGGATCGAGGACTATTACTGA